The DNA segment CGGCCGCTGGCACGTCTGCTCCACGCTGATCCCCGAACCGGTGAGCTTCGGGACCACCTCCCCGGGTGACGTCACCGGCTGGGGCGCGTACGTCGCCGGAGTGGTGTGGGCTCTGCAGGACGCAGGCTTCGAGGTGCCGCCGGCCCGGATCGCGCTCGACTCGGACGTGCCGCTCGGCTCCGGGCTCTCCTCGTCCGCCGCCCTGGAGTCGGCGGTGCTGACCGCGCTGGTCGACCTCGGCGGCCTGGACCTGCCGGTGGAGAAGCGCCCGGCGCTGGCCCAGCGGGCCGAGAACGTCTACGTCGGCGCGCCCACCGGGATCATGGACCAGTCCGCCTCGATCCGCTGCCTCGAAGGCCGCGCGCTCTTCCTCGACTGCCGGACCTACGAGGTCGAGCAGATCCCGTTCGACCTGGCCGCCGAGGGCCTCGCCATCCTGGTGATCAACAGCAACGCCCCGCACCAGCACGTCGACGGGGAGTACGGCGCCCGCCGCAAGGCCTGTGAGGAAGCGGCCGCCGCCCTCGGCGTCCGCGCCCTGCGGGACGTGGACGTGGCCGACCTGCCGGAGGCGCTCGCCAAGCTCGGCGACGACGTGCTGCGCCGCCGCACCCGGCACATCGTCACCGAGAACCAGCGGGTCCTGGACACCGTCGCCCTGCTCCGCGAGGGCCGCACCCGGGAGATCGGCCCGCTGCTGACCGCCTCGCACGTCTCGATGCGCGACGACTTCGAGATCACCGTGGCGCAGGTCGACGTGGCGGTGGAGACGGCACTGGAGTCCGGGGCGTACGGCGCCCGGATGACCGGTGGCGGCTTCGGCGGCTGCGTCCTCGCACTGATCGACGCCGACCGTGCGTACGCGACCGCCGCCGCGGTGGCCGCCGCGTACGAGAAGAAGGGTTTCACCGCACCGGACAGTTTCGTGGCGGTGGCCGGGCCGGGCGCCGCCCGCATGCCCGGCAATCAATAGAACTCGTGTTCTAATTTCACATTTCGCCCGACAAGCGCCGCTTGCCCCTTGCCACACGGAGGAGCAAGCGGCGCTGTTGCGATAATCGCAACCCCCGGCCTAGGGTCGCACCATGGCCGTCACCAGGGAAATCCTCGCCGAACGCGTCCGAGCCGCGATAACAGCTGCCGGCCGGACGCAGCTGAGTCTGGCCTTGGAGATCGGCCTGGATCACACCGCGCTCTCCAAAGCTCTCAATGGCACGCGCAACTTCAAGTCGCTCGAGGTCGCACTGATCGCCGAGCACCTCGGCATTTCGATGGAAGATCTGTTGTCCGAGTCGGATGCCTCCACACCTGCCCCAGCCATGGCCGCCAGGGCGCAGCCCGACGTCAGTCCGGCCCTGCGCGAGGCGCTGGAGCGCAGTGACCGCCTTCTCGAACTGCACCGGCTCCTGACAGACCTGGGCTTCGGGTGGGCCGAGACCACTCTCGACCTGCCGGAGTTCGTCGGGCCTCCGCACCGCCAGGGCGCCGATCTCGCCGACCGGTTGCGCCGAGAGGCCGGGCTTGGCGACGAAGACCTCCCTTACCAGCTCTCCGACCTTTCCGAACTGCTGGAGAAACGACTCGGCCTCGACGTCGGCTTCGAGCCGTTGCCGACCGGACTCGACGGGCTCAGCCTCTCCTCCGGAGGTCTAGGACTTGCTCTGGTGAGCAGCGGAATCGCGGCGACCCGCCAGCGATTCACCCTCGCGCACGAACTGGGCCACCTTGCCGCCGGAGATTCACAGCGGCTGACGGTTGATGAGGATGTGTTCGGCCGTCGTTCGCCGGACGAGATCCGCGCCAACGCGTTCGCCGCTGCTTTCCTCATGCCCGAGGGAGCAATCAGGGAGGCCGTTCCCCATGGAGTGACCGAGGAGATCATCGTCGACCTGCTCAGCCGATTCGGTGTCAGCCTCGATGCGCTGGCGTTCCGCCTGCACAATGTCGGCGTCGTCGACGCAGCGGGGCGTGACCGCATTCGATCCTTGTCGTCGAGCCGGATCGCACTTCGCGCCGGACGGGCACGTGACCTCCAAGCGCGAAATGACCGCCGCGTGCCGGGCAACCTCCTTTCCCGCGGCATCGAGGCGTACGTGCAGGGAAGCATCAGCGTCCGCCCGCTCGCTGATCTGCTGAAGGTCGACCCCAGAGACCTCCTTGATGAGCTGACTCCGCCGGCACGCTCCCCCATTCCTCCGGAGGAAGACCCCCTGGAGTACTCGTTGTGAGCGCACGGATAGGTGACATCTACTTCGACACCTGCACGCTCGCCAATTTCGCCGCGGTGGACCGGCTGGACCTGTTGAGAGAGCGCTACGGTCACCGAGCCCGCTGGACGGAGACGATCCGATGGGAGATCACCCGGGGCGTGGGTGCCGCGCCCTATCTGCAGCGCGTGCTCCAAGCCGAGTGGCTGGGTGAGCCGGTGGAGATAAGCGACTCCACCAGCGCCCTGACGGAGATCAACAACATCCGCCGCGGGCTCGGCGCGCTGGGCTCGAGCCCGACTCGGCATCTCGGCGAGGCCGAGATCATCTATCACCTCCAACATGTCGACGTCGGAGCGTTCTTCGTCACGGATGACCGAGAGGCGCTCAACTTCGCTCGGCGGCGAGGGTTGTTCACGTTCGATACCCACAAGATCATGGAGGAGTGTTTCTCCTGCTCAGAGGTGGGGTGCCCGGAGGCATTCGAACTACTACAGCAGATGGCCGCCTCCGATCGAGGCGTAAGGGTTCCCAGCAGCCATATGGGCGTCTGCCCGAGCTGACCATGTGCCCTCAGCCGCCGCCCGCATCTGACGCTTCGGACGGTCCTGCGGTGGGTATGGCCGCTCCATGACCAGCGAACCGCAGGACCAGACGACAGCCGAGACGGACGAGCCGAACGAGTTCGGCTTCGCCGGGGCGGGCACCGCCCCGCAGCCGGAGCCGACCCACGGCGACCGGCTGCACGAGGAGGCCGAGGCGATCGCCATCCCGTCGGGTGACATCACCAGCGCCGTGACCGAGGCGATCGACGAGGTCACCGAGCGCCGCGACCACTCCTGAGCTCCCCCGTCCAGCGGGGCCGGATCGGCCTTTCAGCCGACACCCGCAGGAGCGAGACCAGGGGCTACAGGGCAGTCAGCTGACTATCGTGTGCTGCATGGGGGTCAGCCCACCGTATCTCTCCGATGACACCGAGCAAGGTGTCACCCTCCGCCTCGACGCCGGGCCGGAGGCCGCGTTCTCTCTGCTCACGGTCCGCGGCCCCTGGGACGCGTCGCTCCGCGACAACGCCTCGGCGTCGCTGCGCCGATGCTTCACCGAGCACCCGGACGCGCTCATCGTCGACCTGTCCGGCCTGGTCGACCCGCGCAGTGAGAGCGCACCCACCTGGGTGACCGCTCAGCACGCCGCTGCCGCGATGAGACCGCCGGTGCCGGTCGCGCTCTGCGTCCCGCCCGATCTGCCGCTGGCGGACCGCATGCAGGGGCTCGGCGTGGGTCGTTTCCTGCCGGTCTACGCGAAGGTCGGCCAGGCCCGGGTGGCGCTGGCCGCCCGGATGCCCGGCGCCGAGCGCTTCACGATCATGCTGGCCCCCGACACCGACGCGCCCAGCCTCGCCCGCAACCTGGTGAGCGACGCCTGCCTGTCCTGGGGGCTGGTTCACCTGCTGCACCCGAGCCGGCTGGTGATGTCCGAGCTGGTGACGAACGCCATCGAGCACGCCGGCACCGAGATCGGCGTGGTGGTGACCCGGCGCGGCGCCGGCCTGCAGCTCGCCGTCGCGGACGGCGATCCGCGGCTGCCACAGGTCCTGACACGGACGAACCGCCCGCGCCCCGACCTGCCGCTCGACGAGCGGGGCCGGGGGCTGCGGACGGTTCAGGAGACGGCGTCGATGTGGGGAAGCATCCCCACCGAGACCGGCAAGATCGTCTGGGCGACGGTCCGGGGAGCTATCGCGCCTCGATGATCATGCCGGCGCCGACCGTACGGTTGGTGCTCTCGTCGATCAGGATGAAGCCGCCGGTGGTCCGGTTGCGGCGGTACTCGTCGGCCAGCAGCGGCACCGTGGTGCGCAGCTTGACCCGGCCGATCTCGTTGAGCGAGAGCTCGCCGGCGGTCTCGTCGCGGTGCAGCGTGTTCACGTCGAGCCGGTACTGCACGCCGCGGATCACGGTCCGGGCCGTACGCGTGGTGTGCTTGATCGTGTACTTGCCGCCGACCCGCAGCGGGGCCGTCTCGTCCATCCAGCAGATCATCGCCTCGAGGTCCTGAGCGGCCGCCGGTGCGTTGTTCGGGCGGCAGATCATGTCACCGCGCGAGATGTCGATCTCGTCGGTCAGCCGGACCGTCACCGACATCGGCGGGAAGGCCTCGTCGACCGGGCCGTCCGCGGTGTCGATCGACGCGATCTTGCTGGTCAGGCCGGAGGGCAGGACCATCACGTCGTCGCCGGGCTTGAGGATGCCGGAGGCGACCTGGCCGGCGTAGCCGCGGTAGTCGGTCACCGTGGTGGACTGCGGGCGGATCACGTACTGCACCGGGAACCGGACGTCGACCAGGTTGCGGTCGCTGGCGATGTGCACGTGCTCCAGGTGGTGCAGCAGGGACGGGCCCTCGTACCACGGGGACTTGTCCGACCGGGATGCGATGTTGTCGCCGTTGAGCGCCGAGATCGGGATGATCGTCAGGTCGGGGGCGTCCAGCTTCGCGGCGAACGAGGTGAATTCGTCGGCGATCCGGTCGTACACCGCCTTGTCCCAGTCCACCAGGTCCATCTTGTTGATGCAGAGGACCAGGTGCGGCACCCGCAGCAGGCTGGTGAGGAACGCGTGCCGGCGGGACTGCTCGACCAGGCCCTTGCGCGCGTCCACCAGGATCAGCGCGAGGTCGGCCGTGGAGGCGCCGGTGACCATGTTCCGGGTGTACTGGATGTGCCCGGGGGTGTCCGCGATGATGAACTTGCGGCGCGGGGTCGCGAAGTACCGGTACGCCACGTCGATCGTGATGCCCTGCTCCCGCTCGGCCCGCAGGCCGTCGGTGAGCAGCGCGAGGTTCGTGTACTCGTCGCCGCGGGACGCGCTGGCGGTCTCCACGGCCTCGAGCTGGTCCTCGAAGATCGTCTTGGTGTCGAAGAGCAAGCGGCCGATGAGGGTGGACTTGCCGTCGTCCACGCTTCCGGCGGTGGCGAACCTCAGCAGGTCCATGCCCCGCGCGGCGGCGGCGTCCGGCTCCAGAACTGCCTGGCTCATCAGAAGTAACCCTCTCGCTTACGGTCTTCCATCGCGGCCTCGGAGACCTTGTCGTCCCCGCGGGTCGCGCCGCGCTCGGTGATCCGGGTGGCGGCGACCTCGTCGATCACCTTGTCCACCGTGTCGGCGTCGGAGAGCACCGCGGCCGTCTGCGACGCGTCGCCGACGGTGCGGTAGCGGACCCGGCGAACCTCGGAGGTCTCGCCGTCCCGGAGCCTGATGAACTCGTTGACCGCGTAGAACATCCCGTTGCGCTCGACGACCTCGCGGTCGTGCGCGTAGTAGATGTCGGGCAGCGGGATCTGCTCCTTGGCGATGTAGTGCCAGATGTCCAGCTCGGTCCAGTTGGAGAGCGGGAACACCCGGATCGACTCGCCGGGGTGGTGCCGCCCGTTGTAGAGCGCCCAGAGCTCGGGGCGCTGGTTCTTCGGGTCCCACTGGCCGAACTCGTCGCGGAAGCTGAACATCCGCTCCTTGGCGCGGGCCTTCTCCTCGTCGCGGCGGGCGCCGCCGAAGAGGGCGTCGAAGCGGTACTTCTCCACCGCGTCGAGCAGCACCGGCGTCTGGATCCGGTTGCGGGTGCCGTCCGGCAGCTCGCGGACCAGGCCGGTGTCGATCGCCTCCTGAACACTGGCGACCACCAGGTTCAGCCCCAGGGCCGCCACCCGGCGGTCCCGGTAGTCGAGGACTTCGGGGAAGTTGTGGCCGGTGTCGACGTGCATGACCGGGAACGGGATGCGCGCGGGCGCGAACGCCTTCTCGGCGAGGCGCAGCATCACGATCGAGTCCTTGCCGCCGGAGAAGAGCAGCACTGGGCGCTCGAACTCGGCCATGACCTCCCGCATGACGAAGATGCTCTCCGCTTCGAGAGCGTCCAGATGCGATACGCGGTAAGGCTTCGTCTGGCTCATGGGTTCAGTCCCCAGACCTTTCTCCGGTGTTCACCCTGCGATTTTCCACGGTCGGAACCGACTCGTCATTGTGTCGGAAGATGCCTCTGCAACGCAGCAAGCAACCGAGGAGCGAGATCCTTGCGACAAACGACCAGGTCAGGCAACTTCGGGTCGCCTTGGTTATAGGCCAGAGGGGTGCCGTCGATACGGGATGCGTGCAGTCCCGTGGCCAACGCCACAGCCACCGGGGCGGCCGAGTCCCACTCGTACTGGCCGCCGGCGTGCACGTAGGCGTCGGCCTCGCCGCTGATCACCGCGGCGATCTTCACCCCGGCCGAGCCCATCGGCACCAGCTCGGCGCCGATCTCCTCGGCCAGGGCGGTCACGAACGCGGGCGGCCGGGTCCGGCTCGCCGCGATCCGGATGGCGCCGCCGGTCGCCGACTCCAGCGGCATCGGCGGGTAGGCCGGGGCGTGGTCGGTGGCGAGCGTGCGGTGCTGGGCCGGCATCGCCACGGCGCCGGCCGACAGGCACGCCGGGTTGGACGAGTCGGCGGTCCAGAGCGCCACGTGGACGGCCCAGTCGGTGCGGCCCTCCTCGGAGAACTCGCGGGTGCCGTCCAGCGGATCGATGATCCACACCCGGGAACTGCCCAGGCGGTCCGGGCGGGCGACGCCCTCCTGCCAGGCGACCCGGGAGTCGCCGTCCTCCTCGGAGAGGACGGCGTCGGCAGGGCGCCAGCGGGCCAGCTCGGCCCGGATCAGGTCGTGTGCCGCCTGATCGCCGGCTGCCTTGAGAGCTTTCGGGTCGGCGTACCCCTGCTCCTCACGCACCTGGAGGAGCAGCTGGCCGGCGCGGTCCGCGAGCCAGCGGGCGAAGGCCGCGTCGATGACCGGCGGCGAACCGCCCTCGCCGGTCTCCCGCGGGGTCGTTATGCGTGCCGACGTCTTCGTCTGCTCGCCCATCGTCTCGCTCCTCCTCGGCTTTCGCCCAGCGCGGGCTCTGCCGGGGAGGCAGGCCCGGACTCAGTACGCTCCGGATGACCGCACCACCGCGGTCACGGTCCTGAGCAGGATCACCAGATCGAGGCTCAGGGACCAGTTCTCGACATAGCGCAGGTCGAGACGGACCGCCTCTTCCCAGGAGAGGTCCGATCGCCCGGACACCTGCCACAGACCGGTCATACCGGGCTTGACGGCCAGCCGCCGCCGCACATCATCGGCATAGGCGGCGACCTCCGTCGGAAGCGGGGGCCGCGGGCCGACCAGCGACATCTGCCCCAGCAGGACGTTGATCAACTGCGGGAGCTCGTCGAGCGAGAACCGGCGCAGCCAACGACCGACCGGGGTGACCCGCGGATCGTCGCGCATTTTGAAGAGCACACCGTCGTGCTCGTTGAGGTGCCTCAGATCGCCGAGGCGAGCCTCGGCATCGAGGTACATGCTGCGGAACTTGAAAATCCGGAACTGCCGTCCATCTCGTCCCACGCGCACTTGGCGAAAGAGTACCGGGCCACGTGACGTGAGTCCCACGCAGAGCGCCACGGTCACCAGCACGGGACCGGCGAGAACCAGCAACGCGAGTGCGCCTAAACGATCGAACACGTCCTTGACCAGGCGCGATCCACCGTGCAGCCGGGGATGCTCGACGTGCAGCATCGGAAGTCCATCGAACGGGCGAATGGTGGTCCGCGCACCGGCCACATCGACGAGCGCGCTCGCCACCACGAGATCGACCTCGTCACGCTCCAGCTGCCAGGCCAGCCGGCGCACCGCGGCGCCGTCCAGTTCGGGACAGCTGAGCACCACGACGGTGTCCGCGTCGGCCCGCTGCACCGCGCCCGCCACCTGGTCGAACGTGCCGTAGACGGTCAGGTCCGCGACCCCGATGCCGTCCGCGTCCGGCGGCAGGCAGGCGCCGACGACCTCCAGGCCGTGGTACCGCTCGCGGCGCAGCTGCCGGGTGATTCCGATCACGGACAGCTCATGACCGACGACGATCACCCGCCGGAGGTTCTCGCCGCGCGCCCGGGCGAAGTGCAGCCGCTTGCGCAGGACGAACCTCAGCAGGACGACCGCGGCGATCGTCGCGGGCAGCGCTACCAGGACATAGGAACGAGCAAGATCCAGATTCAGGGCGTACGACACGACGGCCGCGCCCGCGATCAGTCCGACCCCGCCCCGGATGACGCGCTGATACTCGTCACTGCCGACGAAGAGGTAGCGCCGCTCGTACGCCCGGGAGACCGCCAGCACCGCGAGGATGAGGATCGGCAGCAGGGCGGAGTAGACCATGTAGGCGCGGTTGTACTGGGTCACCGCGTCGCCGAAGCGGACCATGAAGGTCGCCACTCCGGCGGCCACGCCCGCGGTCAGGTCGGAGAGGACCAGCGACCAGACGTACTGGCGCTCCCAGAGCTGGCGGCGGGACATCGCGGCGTGCCTGCCGCGGTTGCGCACGAACGGGCGACCGGCCGGGCGGACCGCCTGGGAGCGGTTCGGGCGGTCCGACCAGTGCCTGTCGATCGCGTCGTTGAAGGACCGCGGAACCGGCCCCGGGATCTTGGCGTTGTGCCCGCGCTCCCGGGTCGCCGGGTGCTGTGGTCCGTGATTGGGCGATCTCGCGATGTGGCTGGCCGACGTAGCGATGTGGTCGGCCGATGCAGCGGTGTGGTTGGGCGATGTCGCGGTCGACGCATCCGCCCGGCTCTCGGACACGTCCTGCGACATCCCCCGACCTCCTGTCACCCATCGCACCGTTCGGGTGCATCCGTGTGACCAACGGACGGGCGGCAAAGCACGTCACGGCATGACAAGGCGGACAAAGTGCCGGGCGTCAGACTCCGTGGTATTTGTTCTGCGCCCACTCGACGCCCTCGAGGATGATCGCCTCGGTGACGTCGGCGGCCCGGTCCACCAGGAAGTCCAGTTCCTTGCGCTCCGCCGCCGAGAAGTCGGAGAGCACGTAGTCGGCCGGATCCTGCCGACCAGGCGGCCGTCCGATCCCGAAACGCACCCGCGCGTACTCCTTGCTCGCCAGCGATTTGGACATCGAACGCAGTCCATTGTGACCGCC comes from the Actinoplanes sp. OR16 genome and includes:
- the galK gene encoding galactokinase, which encodes MSLSEIFKDAYGAEPTGFWAAPGRVNLIGEHTDYNDGFVLPFALPQRTVAAAGPSEDGRWHVCSTLIPEPVSFGTTSPGDVTGWGAYVAGVVWALQDAGFEVPPARIALDSDVPLGSGLSSSAALESAVLTALVDLGGLDLPVEKRPALAQRAENVYVGAPTGIMDQSASIRCLEGRALFLDCRTYEVEQIPFDLAAEGLAILVINSNAPHQHVDGEYGARRKACEEAAAALGVRALRDVDVADLPEALAKLGDDVLRRRTRHIVTENQRVLDTVALLREGRTREIGPLLTASHVSMRDDFEITVAQVDVAVETALESGAYGARMTGGGFGGCVLALIDADRAYATAAAVAAAYEKKGFTAPDSFVAVAGPGAARMPGNQ
- a CDS encoding ATP-binding protein, with the protein product MGVSPPYLSDDTEQGVTLRLDAGPEAAFSLLTVRGPWDASLRDNASASLRRCFTEHPDALIVDLSGLVDPRSESAPTWVTAQHAAAAMRPPVPVALCVPPDLPLADRMQGLGVGRFLPVYAKVGQARVALAARMPGAERFTIMLAPDTDAPSLARNLVSDACLSWGLVHLLHPSRLVMSELVTNAIEHAGTEIGVVVTRRGAGLQLAVADGDPRLPQVLTRTNRPRPDLPLDERGRGLRTVQETASMWGSIPTETGKIVWATVRGAIAPR
- the cysD gene encoding sulfate adenylyltransferase subunit CysD, whose protein sequence is MSQTKPYRVSHLDALEAESIFVMREVMAEFERPVLLFSGGKDSIVMLRLAEKAFAPARIPFPVMHVDTGHNFPEVLDYRDRRVAALGLNLVVASVQEAIDTGLVRELPDGTRNRIQTPVLLDAVEKYRFDALFGGARRDEEKARAKERMFSFRDEFGQWDPKNQRPELWALYNGRHHPGESIRVFPLSNWTELDIWHYIAKEQIPLPDIYYAHDREVVERNGMFYAVNEFIRLRDGETSEVRRVRYRTVGDASQTAAVLSDADTVDKVIDEVAATRITERGATRGDDKVSEAAMEDRKREGYF
- a CDS encoding sugar transferase, with the translated sequence MSQDVSESRADASTATSPNHTAASADHIATSASHIARSPNHGPQHPATRERGHNAKIPGPVPRSFNDAIDRHWSDRPNRSQAVRPAGRPFVRNRGRHAAMSRRQLWERQYVWSLVLSDLTAGVAAGVATFMVRFGDAVTQYNRAYMVYSALLPILILAVLAVSRAYERRYLFVGSDEYQRVIRGGVGLIAGAAVVSYALNLDLARSYVLVALPATIAAVVLLRFVLRKRLHFARARGENLRRVIVVGHELSVIGITRQLRRERYHGLEVVGACLPPDADGIGVADLTVYGTFDQVAGAVQRADADTVVVLSCPELDGAAVRRLAWQLERDEVDLVVASALVDVAGARTTIRPFDGLPMLHVEHPRLHGGSRLVKDVFDRLGALALLVLAGPVLVTVALCVGLTSRGPVLFRQVRVGRDGRQFRIFKFRSMYLDAEARLGDLRHLNEHDGVLFKMRDDPRVTPVGRWLRRFSLDELPQLINVLLGQMSLVGPRPPLPTEVAAYADDVRRRLAVKPGMTGLWQVSGRSDLSWEEAVRLDLRYVENWSLSLDLVILLRTVTAVVRSSGAY
- a CDS encoding ImmA/IrrE family metallo-endopeptidase, translating into MAVTREILAERVRAAITAAGRTQLSLALEIGLDHTALSKALNGTRNFKSLEVALIAEHLGISMEDLLSESDASTPAPAMAARAQPDVSPALREALERSDRLLELHRLLTDLGFGWAETTLDLPEFVGPPHRQGADLADRLRREAGLGDEDLPYQLSDLSELLEKRLGLDVGFEPLPTGLDGLSLSSGGLGLALVSSGIAATRQRFTLAHELGHLAAGDSQRLTVDEDVFGRRSPDEIRANAFAAAFLMPEGAIREAVPHGVTEEIIVDLLSRFGVSLDALAFRLHNVGVVDAAGRDRIRSLSSSRIALRAGRARDLQARNDRRVPGNLLSRGIEAYVQGSISVRPLADLLKVDPRDLLDELTPPARSPIPPEEDPLEYSL
- the cysN gene encoding sulfate adenylyltransferase subunit CysN — its product is MSQAVLEPDAAAARGMDLLRFATAGSVDDGKSTLIGRLLFDTKTIFEDQLEAVETASASRGDEYTNLALLTDGLRAEREQGITIDVAYRYFATPRRKFIIADTPGHIQYTRNMVTGASTADLALILVDARKGLVEQSRRHAFLTSLLRVPHLVLCINKMDLVDWDKAVYDRIADEFTSFAAKLDAPDLTIIPISALNGDNIASRSDKSPWYEGPSLLHHLEHVHIASDRNLVDVRFPVQYVIRPQSTTVTDYRGYAGQVASGILKPGDDVMVLPSGLTSKIASIDTADGPVDEAFPPMSVTVRLTDEIDISRGDMICRPNNAPAAAQDLEAMICWMDETAPLRVGGKYTIKHTTRTARTVIRGVQYRLDVNTLHRDETAGELSLNEIGRVKLRTTVPLLADEYRRNRTTGGFILIDESTNRTVGAGMIIEAR
- a CDS encoding 3'(2'),5'-bisphosphate nucleotidase CysQ: MGEQTKTSARITTPRETGEGGSPPVIDAAFARWLADRAGQLLLQVREEQGYADPKALKAAGDQAAHDLIRAELARWRPADAVLSEEDGDSRVAWQEGVARPDRLGSSRVWIIDPLDGTREFSEEGRTDWAVHVALWTADSSNPACLSAGAVAMPAQHRTLATDHAPAYPPMPLESATGGAIRIAASRTRPPAFVTALAEEIGAELVPMGSAGVKIAAVISGEADAYVHAGGQYEWDSAAPVAVALATGLHASRIDGTPLAYNQGDPKLPDLVVCRKDLAPRLLAALQRHLPTQ